The sequence TTCATTTTCATCTAAGATATCATCATACTCTTTCGATAGATCGTTTATTTGGACCTGATCATCAATCATCGACAAATTGTTAAGTAACCGTCTTATTTTCCTTCCACTTTCATGGTGTTTGAATGATTTTATTTCTAACTGATTCAAATTTACCGCCAGACTAAGGCAAAGTATTAATATAGAAAGAAATATTGATGTGAATTGGCAATGTTCACAGAAACACTTTTGAATTTTCCCTGAGTACAACAATATTGACAAAATAGTTAGATATATGGAAGTAAAAAATAGTGACCACCGAATACAATGCCTCCAGCTATCTACCCTTTTAGCTGCATTGAATCTTGTTATGCTTGTCGACCATAATCTAAAATCAAGGTCAGATTTGTTTATCATTGTATAACGTTCCATTTGGGTTTGGGCGCTAACAGTGCTAATAACTGGAAAACTTACATCATAATAACCTTATATCTGCATAGATTTTCCATTATAATTCGTATCATCATTCTTAACCTGGAGAAGGCAGTCCAAAATATCACTCCGTTCTTAACATTTTCCATAACAACCGGTATTAGTCCCTGAAAACGGGACATTATCCAAATCTATTTTAGACCAGATTGATTTTACCTGAAAATCAATATTGGAGCTTATCCTGTCTGCCCCCGGAATTCAAGACTCGAAACACCAGGAGCGAATCCGAAATTATCATGGACTGAAAAGGTTTAATGAAAAGGCAATAACCGAGATCAACAAATTTATTTTTGAAGAAGCATCCCGTTTGAAAACAGACGGCAGACCTTATTGCTGGATTCGAGCAAGAGCATGAGCATGATTAAGAGCACGAACAAGGAGAAATAAAGGCTGAATCAGAATCCCCGGATTTTTCTAATGTGCTCGTAAGCGTCCTGGATTTCAGTAAATTTATCCGAAGCAAACTTGACAAATTCTTCGGGCAGTCCTTTGGCTTGGATAATAGGGATCGGATTACTCGCATTTTGATCGCACTTAAGGACCGCATAATAGGGATCGGATTTTTTCACATACCTGGATTTAAGCCGGTTATACTCTGACTGGGAAAATCTGAAAATCCGGGAAGCGGACAACAACATCTGCTCCTCACCATCGGAGATATTGCCGTCAGCCGAGGATACCCTGAGCAGCATATCCATCATCAACTCAATGATATTTGCCTGGTATTTGAATACTGAATAAAATTGCCAGGCAAAATCTTCAAAGGTCTGGGAAGATGTCACGGCATTTCTGAAAATATTTTTGGCCGTTTCACGGGCCGCTTCATCAAGTTGAAGATCATTAACCATAAAACGGTCAACTACTTTTATCTCCTCTTCACTAATCCGGCCGTCTGCTTTGCTGATTTTAGCCAGCATGGAAAACGCCGCAGTAAAAAAAACAAGCTGGGCCTCCTCATTAGAAGACAAACCCGGCCGTTTATTGCCCGGAATGGAACGTAAATATTCATCCTCTCTTTTGTCCACAAAAGCGTGGCCAAATGCAGCCCCAGCCACAGCACCCAAGGGACCGCCCAAGGCCAGTCCTATGGTACCACCAATCACTTTTCCAAGCCAACTCATACAAAACCCTTTAAATTTTCTTACACTGTAATAGATGATCAAGTTTTTAGGGAGATTGCCCTTGCCACAAAATCAAAGATTATATATAAACACTCAAGTCCCCATCGTCAAACATTAACGGGAAAAAGCTAAGCGTGCTGATTAAAAACATCGTGGGAGCGATTATTATATGTCTGAATATGGCGGGTCTTGGATACTTGTTTTTCATTGGGATTGCGAATTTTTTTAAAAATTACGACGCCAAAGAACAAGAAAAACTCAACACGATTGCCGAAACCCGAATCAATAAAGGCCAACTGATTGTAATTGACGAAGACATCATTCCCGATGAAGATGATCTATTAAAGGATATGGACCTTTCTGATCTTGACGGCTTGGATCTAGACGATTTTGATTAACGAAATGTGCAAAAAATCAGTTCCGACAACCCAATATTTTAGGGCCATGGCCCTTATTCTATCGGTATTTGCGTTATTCTCAGCACCGGGTTGTGCTTCCCAGAAGAAAAATACCGGGTCCCCGGTGTACTATCAATCCGTTACGGAACAAAGCGCCCGCTCAACTGCAACTTTTGTCAGTGACACCGTTCTCATGGCCCGGGTAAAATCAAAATTCATGGCCGATGACATGGTGGATGACACAAACATCCACGTAAAAGTCCGCCATGGGGTGGTCTATCTGGATGGCTGGGTATCTGATACATACCAACGCCGCATGGCCCGGGATCTGGTCAGAAGTATTGACGGGGTGACCCGGGTGGTAAGCCGCCTTCAGATGACCAACCCGGGCACTGTATTTATCAATCCTGATACTCGATGATCAAGTTTTTGTTAATTTGCCCAACTTCGGCGTTGGAAAAAATTTGAACAAATTCCCTAAAAACTTGATGATCGAGTGATATCAGGTGAGCTGTTTTCGGGGCCAGCGTTTTTTCTTTTTCACCTTGTCTTTGACCGGGGCGCATCTGGTTTCGATGGTGCCGGCCCCAAGAATGGTCTCAATCTCTTTGAAAAAGCCGGGACAGGCATCGGACTTGTATTCATCCGATAACTTAACCATCACATCGGGATGTTCGGAATCAATGTGAATATTCAACAAAGAGACACAATTGCCGGGATAGCGCTCGATCACAGGTTTGAGTTGATCAAGCACATTGGTTTCATGGTGCTGCGCATCCAACTGCATGACAATACCGGCAGCCCAAAGGGTTTCAGCCTGGGTTACAGGCACAATGGCTTCGCCTATCAGTTTGACCGTATTCTCCCTCTTTTGAACTTCCGCCTCAACAATAACAACCTGCTCCTGGGACAAAAACGTATGGGTCCTGGCATACAAATTTGGAAACACCACCAGTTCCACGGTTGAATACTGGTCCTCAATGTTGCAAAAAGCCATCAAGTCCCCTTTTTTGGTCTTGTGAATTTTCTGCACCTTCAGATCCCCGGCAATGCGAACCATCTTTTCATCTTTCACATCTTGGAGACTGACCGTGTTGACACTGGCAAATTTGCGTATGATATCCGCATAATCATCCATGGGATGGCCTGTGATATAAAACCCCAGAGCTTCTTTTTCCAGTTCCAGCAAAACCTTGCCCTCCCACTCGTCCATATCAGGCATTCTTGGAATACTGGAAGGCAGGCAAATGCCCACACCTGAATCGGCAAACAGATCCAGCTGGGCATCTGCTTTTTCCTTCTGGATTCTGGCGCCATGATCCAGGGCATCTTCAAGTACGGCCATCATCTGGGCGCGTTTATCTCCGGTGGTATCCAAAGCCCCGCATTTAATCAGGGCCTCAAGCACTTTTTTATTGGCCTTGCTCAAATTTACCCGTTCGCAAAAATTATAAAGACTGGTATACGCCCCTTCCTTTTCACGATTCTGAACAATAGATTCAATGGCAGCCTCTCCCACACCTTTAACGGCAGCCAGACCAAAACGGATACAATTATTATCCACATTGAAAAAGGCATCGCTCTGGTTGACGTCCGGGGGCAATACCTTGATGTTATGGCCTTTGCATTCATCCATGTATTTAAGCACCGCATCGGAGTTACTGCGTTCGGACGTCATCAAGGCTGCGATGAATTCAACGGGGAAATGGGCTTTAAGAAAAGCGGTTTGAAACGCAATCAGGGCATAGGCGGCGGAATGGGACTTATTGAAGCCGTAGCCGCCGAATTTTTCCATCAGGTCAAAAAGTTCTTCAGCTTTTTTGGGATCATGGCCGTTTTCCTGGGCGCCCTTCATAAAAAGGGCCCGGTGCTCCTCCATCATGGCCGCAATCTTTTTACCCATGGCTTTTCGAAGCCCGTCTGCCTGGGCCATGCTGTAATTGGCAAGGACCCCGGCAATTTTCATGACTTGCTCCTGGTACAGGATTACCCCGTAGGTCTCTTCAAGTACAGGCTCAAGTTCGGAAAACAGATATTCCACAGGCTCCCGGCCATGTTTGCGCTCCACATAGTGATCTGCCATGCCCGAATCCAAAGGGCCGGGCCGGTAAAGGGCCACAAGCGCCACAATGTCTGAAAAGCTGGCCGGTTTCAGCCGGGAGATCAATTCCTTCATGCCGGAACTTTCAAGCTGGAACACGCCGGTGGTATCGGAATTTTGCAAAAGTTCAAAGGTTTTTGGGTCTGAATAATCAAGGTGCAGAAGATCCGGCGGCGTCTTGCCCTGTTTTTCGATCAAGGCAATACAATTTTTAATAACGGTCAGGTTGCGCAGCCCTAAAAAATCAAATTTAACCAGACCCTGTTTTTCAGTAAAGTTCATGTCAAACTGGGTAATGGTTTCACCATCTTTGCCCTTGAACAGCGGCAGATATTCACACAGGGGTTTATCTGAAACCACAACACCTGCGGCATGGGTAGATGCGTGCCGGGGCAGCCCTTCGAGCAGCATGGCAACGTCCAGCATCTGGGTTTTGACCTCTGTTTCCCGGCATTTATCCTTAATGGCCGGCACCTCTTCCAATGCTTTTTTCAGATTTTTGGCATTGTCAGGGATCATCTTGGCCACTTCGTCCACTTCGGAAAGGGGAACGCCCAAGGCCCTTCCCACATCCCGGATAACGGCCTTGGCTTTCAGTTTTCCAAAGGTGATAATCTGGCATACATATTCCGGTCCGCCGTAACGCTTAACCGTATAATCATAGACTTGTTCTCTGCCCTCAATGCAGAAATCCACGTCAATATCAGGCATGGATATACGGGCCGGGTTTAAAAACCGTTCAAAAATCAACCCGTGCGCAATGGGATCAAGGGCTGTAATCCCCATGGCGTAGGCCACCATGGAACCGGCCGCAGACCCCCTGCCCGGCCCCACCGGCACCCCTATTTTTCGTGCATGGTCGATAAAGTCGGCCACAATGAGAAAATAGCCGGGAAATCCCATTTTAAGGATAATGTCAATCTCGTACTTAATCCGCTCCCTGTAAACCTGTTCATCAATATCTGGATTCTTTGCCTTAATTTTGGCAAGGCGATCTTCAAAGCCTTCCATGGCAAGTTTTTCAAACAGTTCGTCCTCGGACAGTCCATCGCCAAGGTCATACCGGGGGAAATGATAGGTTTTCTTGCCGAAATCCACCTCGCACATATCTGCGATCAGCTTTGTGTTGGCAATGGCATCGGGAAAATGGCCAAGGGAATCGGCCATCTCCTGTCTGGATTTAAAATAGAGCTGGTCCGAATCAAATTTAAAACGGTCGGCATTATCAAAAGTATCGCCGGTCTGGATGCACAAAAGAATTTCATGGGCTTTGGCATCGCCGTTGGACAGGTAATGGCAGTCATTGGTGGCCACCATGGGAATGGAAAGGCGCTTGCTCATGTCCAGTAGACCATTGTTCAAACGGCGCTGGATCTCCATGCCGTTTTCCTGGACTTCGAGGAAAAAATTTCCCTCACCCAAAGTATCAAGATAAAACCGTGCCAACTCATCTGCTTTTGCCTGGTTCCCTGCCAGAATGGCCTGGGGAATATCCCCTTTCAGGCAGGCGGAAAGTCCCACAAGGCCCTTGGCATGTTCAGCCAGAAGCGCTTTGTCGATTCTGGGCTTAAAATAAAACCCCTTGAGCTGGGCCACGGAAACCATCTTGCAAAGATTGGTGTACCCCTCTTTGTCCTTGGCTAAAAGCACCAGATGACTTAATCCTTTTCGATCCAGCGGGGTCCGGTCATTTAAAGTTCTGGGCGCCACATAGACTTCACAGCCCAGTATGGGTTTAATTCCTGCTTTTTGGGCTTTTTCATAAAACTCGGCCACACCGAACATGGTGCCGTGGTCTGTAATAGACACGGCATCCATGCCATATTCCGTACATCTTGTCATCAGGTCGTTCAGCCGGATGGCCCCGTCAAGCAGGGAGTACTCGGAGTGGAGATGCAGGTGATAAAATGGTATATCCTGATTATCGGTCGGATTATCAGTCATAGGACTTTAATTGCTTTCTACTCTATAATTAGGTGCTTCCTTGGTGATGGCAACGTCATGGACATGACTTTCCTTTAATCCGGCCGCAGTGATCCGGACAAATGTTGCCTTTTGATGCAATTCCTCAATGGTCGCCGCCCCAAGATATCCCATGCCGGCTTTGAGCCCGCCGATCATCTGGACAATATTCTCACGGATGGTTCCCCGATAGGGAATCCGGCCCACAATACCTTCGGGAACCAGCTCTTCATTTTCACCGGTATCCTTCTGATAATATCTGTCGGAACTGCCCTTTTTCATGGCTTCCACAGACCCCATGCCACGGTAGGCTTTATATGAACGGCCCTGGTAAATAACGATTTCGCCGGGGCTCTCTTTGGTGCCGGCCAGCATGCTGCCCAGCATAACGGAATGGGCACCGGCCCCCAGGGCTTTGGAGACGTCTCCGGAATACTTGATCCCGCCGTCGGCAATCAGGGGCACACCGGTTTTCTTTGAGATATCGGCACAGTTCATCACAGCGGTAAGCTGGGGCACGCCAACACCTGCAACAATACGGGTGGTGCATATGGAGCCCGGACCTATACCGATTTTAACGGCATCAACACCTGCATCGATCAACGCCTTTGCCCCGGCCTCCATGGCCACATTGCCGGCAATAAGCTGGCAGGTAGGAAATGCCGCCTTAATACGCTGAATCGCAGTGATTACATTCTTTGAATGACCATGGGAGGTATCGATAACCAGGGCATCGGCCCCGGCACCCAGGAGCGCTTGCACACGTTCCATCATATCGGCACCCACACCAATGGCGGCACCGGCTCTCAGGCGTCCCAGGGAATCCTTGCAGGAATTGGGATATTTTCTTATCTTCTCAATATCCTTGATGGTGATCAGTCCTTTGAGTTTTCCCTGGGGATCCACCACCAGAAGTTTTTCAATCCTGTGTTTATGGAGCATGATTTTGGATTCTTCCAGGGTGCATTTTTCAGGCACGGTCACCAGATTTTCACTGGTCATAACCTCCCTGGCCGGTTTATCCAGCTGGGTCTCAAAACGAAGATCCCTGTTGGTCACGATACCAACCAGCTTATCGCCTTCCACAACCGGGATACCTGAAATCCGGTATTTGGCCATAATGCCCAGCACATCGGAGATGGTGGCATCGGGATGGACAGTCACAGGGTCAACAATCATACCGCTTTCGCTTTTTTTAACCCGGTCCACTTCAACCACTTGCTCGGCAATGCTCAAGTTTCTGTGGATAAACCCCAAACCGCCGGCCCGGGCCATGCTGATGGCGGTATCTGCTTCGGTCACCGTATCCATGGCCGCACTGACAATGGGAATATTGAGTTCAAGTTCCTTGGTCAGCCGGGTGCGTGTGGTCACTTCGTCAGGCAGGATGGCTGAATAATCGGGAAGCAGGAGCACATCATCAAAAGAGAGCCCCTGCTCTGGTAATATATTGGACATAATAAAAGGCCTCCAGAAAGGAAAGGTGTTTATTTATACTTTAAAGGCCAGCCGTCACGTTTAAAAAGGTGGGTGAAGGGCTGGCCAATAATTATTCAAAGCAAAGTATATAAACATGCCCTTTTACCAAAACCACAAGATTTTTACAAGATCATTCCTACTAATATTTGTTTCATTACTGATTATCTGATATAGCACCGTGATACAAATTCAACTGTGGGATAATATTAGAAATGGGCCTTACCCATTAATAAGGATTTAAAAATGGGAAAAAAAATTGGTGTGGTAACAGGAGGAGGAGATTGTCCCGGACTCAATGCAGTAATCCGGGCCATTGTAAAAGCCGGTGACATACAAGGATTTACAACCATAGGCATTCGGGGCGGGTTTGACGGGCTCTTAACACCGGTTCAGGCTGAACCGCTCACTGTCCGGGATATGGACGGGCTTCTTATTCGTGGCGGCACTATTCTGGGCACGGCAAATTCCGGCAGATTTTCATCGAAAACCGGCCAGGGTGAAACACGAAAAATATCAGAGGATCTTATGACCCAGGTGCGGCAAACGATAGAAGCGTTAGGCCTGAACGCACTTGTGGTTATCGGCGGGGACGGTACCTTGACCACAGCCCTGCAGATGCATGAATCAGGGTTACCTGTCATCGGTGTGCCCAAGACCATTGACAATGACTTAGATGCCACCCAGCAGACCTTTGGATTTGATACGGCCGTGGCCTGTGCCGTGGATGCCCTTGACCGGCTGCATTCAACAGCCCAGAGCCATAACCGGGTCATGGTACTTGAGGTTATGGGCCGGTATGCCGGCTGGATTGCCGCCTATGCCGGACTTGCCGGGGGTGCGGATATTATTCTGATTCCTGAAATAAAATTTAACATGCCGGCCATTGAAAAAAAAATCAGGGCCCGGGAAGCCACAGGCAAATTATTCACTATTGTTATTGTGGCTGAAGGCGCAAAACTTGACGACACCATGGTGGTGTCCGACGATGCTAAAGCCGACAGAGAAGTCCGTCTTGGCGGCATTGGTTCCGCAATTGCCAAAAAAATTGAGGAAAATACCGGCAAAGAGAGCCGGTGCGTGGTCCTTGGCCATCTCCAGCGCGGGGGGCAGCCAACCCACTGGGACAGACAGTTATGCACCCGGTTCGGCGTTCAGGCGGTGCATATGGCAGCAAGCGGAAATTTCGGCAAAATGGTGGCACTTAAGCCCAACGGAATGATGGGAAGTGTGCATTTAAAAGATGCCGTAAACAAAATACGCAGCGTTGATCCTGATGGGGAGTTGATCCTGACGGCCAGAACGCTTGGCATCTGCTTTGGTGATTAAATTTAAATAGTTCGCGTTCCAGGAGACACCCTATGTTATATAATGTCAATCCCCAGACACCCCAGGTTCGAATCATATCCATGGCTGTAGCATGTCTCAAAAAAGGCGGCATTATTGCCTATCCCACAGATACATTTTATGGTATCGGTTGTGATATTATGAACAAAAAGGCCATCGAAAAAATATACCAGATCAAACAACGAAATAAAACCAAGCCGTTCAGCTTTATCTGTCCGGACCTGAAAAATATTTCCACGTATGCCAAGGTATCTAATATAGCTTACCGCCATATGAAACGTTTGCTGCCGGGTCCTTATACGTTTGTTCTACCCGGATCTAAAATGGTGCCCAAGATTATGTTGACCAAAAGAAAAACCGCAGGCATCAGAGTCCCTGCCAATCAAATCGCCATAAGCCTTGCCCAGGAACTGGGAAACCCCATTATTTCAACCTCGGCCACAGACCCTGACGGCGAAGTGTTTGAAGATGCATCCCTGCTCCATGATTATTTCGATGCAAGGCTGGATATGGTCCTGGACGGAGGTCCTGTGCCCAACAGTCCCTCTTCCGTAATCTCCCTGGTTGAGGACGAGCCAGAGGTGATCAGGCATGGTGCAGGCAAGGTTGATATTTTTGAGTAGTACTATTCTTAATTGATTCCTGAACAAAGCCCGTGTTTGGACAAAAAACTGCCCAGGTGCAAAGCGCAAAAAAAAAATTGGCAATCAGGATTGAATTTTTTTTTTGCAACGCCGCAGATGGCTGATTTTTTGTTCAAACACTAGTTGAAAACATACCTGAACTGTTCTGACAGCTTGCTACCCAGGTTAACATCCTGAAACAGGGTTTCGGTCAATTTCCTAAACAACGTTATTTTATCATCTTTAGGATAAACCAGAGTCAATTCTCCTTCGATGCCGGCCATCTGTCCAGCCCACTGCACGGCATCATCCATGTTGCCGATACGATCAACAAGCTTGAGTTTCATGGCGGTCTGCCCGGTATAAACCCTGCCGTCAGCAAGTTTGGCCATGACATCAGTCTCCATATTCCTGGCATGAGCGGCATCGGACACAAACTGGGCGTGCAGTTCATCCACAAGATTTTGAAACAGCTGTTTTTCACTGTCTTTCAGCTCTCTCATGGGAGACCCCATGTCTTTATATTCACCACTTTTTATTACCACTGGGGAGATCCCGATTTTTTTAGCAATCTGCTCAATATTAGCATACTCCATGATCACACCGATGGACCCCGTGATGGTGCCGGCATTTGCAACAATACCCTGGGTTGCACATGCGATGTAATACCCCCCGGAGGCTGCAACAGAACCCATGGAGGCAATCACGGTTTTTGCATCGCGGGTCTTCATCAGTTCCCGGTATATTTCCTGGGAAGGCCCGATTCCGCCGCCGGGACTATCAACCCTTAAAATAATCGCCTTAATGGCGTCATCATCCATGAATCCTTTAAGATCTTCGACAATTTTTTTTGAAGATAGAATAGGCCCTGTCACTTCAACCACGCCGATATTCCCCCGTGAAGAGGCTATGGCACCGCTGATTTTGCTGTTTACGGCAAATGCACCGAGTACGGCAATACCGGAAACGGCTGCCAGGCCCAAGGTGAAGCAGGCACAGATAACACAAAGAAAAAACAAAAAAGGATGACGTCTTGCAAACATAAGGGATTTTTCCTTAAAATTTATAATTAGAACTAAAAAGGCCGGATGTCCTGTTAAGGGATCAGTCCGGCCTTGAAAACTTTAATAATTTCAATCCTGCTACTGCCTGTTAGGCAGAGGTTCTAGTTTTCTTTTTTTTCCGCTTCCAATTTTTCCTGAATGTTGTTTCTCAACATTTC comes from uncultured Desulfobacter sp. and encodes:
- a CDS encoding SLATT domain-containing protein encodes the protein MERYTMINKSDLDFRLWSTSITRFNAAKRVDSWRHCIRWSLFFTSIYLTILSILLYSGKIQKCFCEHCQFTSIFLSILILCLSLAVNLNQLEIKSFKHHESGRKIRRLLNNLSMIDDQVQINDLSKEYDDILDENENHSSIDYYQFVWQHSKKFTQDQKLKMPPWYILYVWFPLARYALQMVCYFLTVFMPLFVISKIVDF
- a CDS encoding TerB family tellurite resistance protein translates to MSWLGKVIGGTIGLALGGPLGAVAGAAFGHAFVDKREDEYLRSIPGNKRPGLSSNEEAQLVFFTAAFSMLAKISKADGRISEEEIKVVDRFMVNDLQLDEAARETAKNIFRNAVTSSQTFEDFAWQFYSVFKYQANIIELMMDMLLRVSSADGNISDGEEQMLLSASRIFRFSQSEYNRLKSRYVKKSDPYYAVLKCDQNASNPIPIIQAKGLPEEFVKFASDKFTEIQDAYEHIRKIRGF
- a CDS encoding BON domain-containing protein; protein product: MALILSVFALFSAPGCASQKKNTGSPVYYQSVTEQSARSTATFVSDTVLMARVKSKFMADDMVDDTNIHVKVRHGVVYLDGWVSDTYQRRMARDLVRSIDGVTRVVSRLQMTNPGTVFINPDTR
- the dnaE gene encoding DNA polymerase III subunit alpha, with amino-acid sequence MTDNPTDNQDIPFYHLHLHSEYSLLDGAIRLNDLMTRCTEYGMDAVSITDHGTMFGVAEFYEKAQKAGIKPILGCEVYVAPRTLNDRTPLDRKGLSHLVLLAKDKEGYTNLCKMVSVAQLKGFYFKPRIDKALLAEHAKGLVGLSACLKGDIPQAILAGNQAKADELARFYLDTLGEGNFFLEVQENGMEIQRRLNNGLLDMSKRLSIPMVATNDCHYLSNGDAKAHEILLCIQTGDTFDNADRFKFDSDQLYFKSRQEMADSLGHFPDAIANTKLIADMCEVDFGKKTYHFPRYDLGDGLSEDELFEKLAMEGFEDRLAKIKAKNPDIDEQVYRERIKYEIDIILKMGFPGYFLIVADFIDHARKIGVPVGPGRGSAAGSMVAYAMGITALDPIAHGLIFERFLNPARISMPDIDVDFCIEGREQVYDYTVKRYGGPEYVCQIITFGKLKAKAVIRDVGRALGVPLSEVDEVAKMIPDNAKNLKKALEEVPAIKDKCRETEVKTQMLDVAMLLEGLPRHASTHAAGVVVSDKPLCEYLPLFKGKDGETITQFDMNFTEKQGLVKFDFLGLRNLTVIKNCIALIEKQGKTPPDLLHLDYSDPKTFELLQNSDTTGVFQLESSGMKELISRLKPASFSDIVALVALYRPGPLDSGMADHYVERKHGREPVEYLFSELEPVLEETYGVILYQEQVMKIAGVLANYSMAQADGLRKAMGKKIAAMMEEHRALFMKGAQENGHDPKKAEELFDLMEKFGGYGFNKSHSAAYALIAFQTAFLKAHFPVEFIAALMTSERSNSDAVLKYMDECKGHNIKVLPPDVNQSDAFFNVDNNCIRFGLAAVKGVGEAAIESIVQNREKEGAYTSLYNFCERVNLSKANKKVLEALIKCGALDTTGDKRAQMMAVLEDALDHGARIQKEKADAQLDLFADSGVGICLPSSIPRMPDMDEWEGKVLLELEKEALGFYITGHPMDDYADIIRKFASVNTVSLQDVKDEKMVRIAGDLKVQKIHKTKKGDLMAFCNIEDQYSTVELVVFPNLYARTHTFLSQEQVVIVEAEVQKRENTVKLIGEAIVPVTQAETLWAAGIVMQLDAQHHETNVLDQLKPVIERYPGNCVSLLNIHIDSEHPDVMVKLSDEYKSDACPGFFKEIETILGAGTIETRCAPVKDKVKKKKRWPRKQLT
- the guaB gene encoding IMP dehydrogenase yields the protein MSNILPEQGLSFDDVLLLPDYSAILPDEVTTRTRLTKELELNIPIVSAAMDTVTEADTAISMARAGGLGFIHRNLSIAEQVVEVDRVKKSESGMIVDPVTVHPDATISDVLGIMAKYRISGIPVVEGDKLVGIVTNRDLRFETQLDKPAREVMTSENLVTVPEKCTLEESKIMLHKHRIEKLLVVDPQGKLKGLITIKDIEKIRKYPNSCKDSLGRLRAGAAIGVGADMMERVQALLGAGADALVIDTSHGHSKNVITAIQRIKAAFPTCQLIAGNVAMEAGAKALIDAGVDAVKIGIGPGSICTTRIVAGVGVPQLTAVMNCADISKKTGVPLIADGGIKYSGDVSKALGAGAHSVMLGSMLAGTKESPGEIVIYQGRSYKAYRGMGSVEAMKKGSSDRYYQKDTGENEELVPEGIVGRIPYRGTIRENIVQMIGGLKAGMGYLGAATIEELHQKATFVRITAAGLKESHVHDVAITKEAPNYRVESN
- a CDS encoding ATP-dependent 6-phosphofructokinase; the encoded protein is MGKKIGVVTGGGDCPGLNAVIRAIVKAGDIQGFTTIGIRGGFDGLLTPVQAEPLTVRDMDGLLIRGGTILGTANSGRFSSKTGQGETRKISEDLMTQVRQTIEALGLNALVVIGGDGTLTTALQMHESGLPVIGVPKTIDNDLDATQQTFGFDTAVACAVDALDRLHSTAQSHNRVMVLEVMGRYAGWIAAYAGLAGGADIILIPEIKFNMPAIEKKIRAREATGKLFTIVIVAEGAKLDDTMVVSDDAKADREVRLGGIGSAIAKKIEENTGKESRCVVLGHLQRGGQPTHWDRQLCTRFGVQAVHMAASGNFGKMVALKPNGMMGSVHLKDAVNKIRSVDPDGELILTARTLGICFGD
- a CDS encoding L-threonylcarbamoyladenylate synthase codes for the protein MLYNVNPQTPQVRIISMAVACLKKGGIIAYPTDTFYGIGCDIMNKKAIEKIYQIKQRNKTKPFSFICPDLKNISTYAKVSNIAYRHMKRLLPGPYTFVLPGSKMVPKIMLTKRKTAGIRVPANQIAISLAQELGNPIISTSATDPDGEVFEDASLLHDYFDARLDMVLDGGPVPNSPSSVISLVEDEPEVIRHGAGKVDIFE
- the sppA gene encoding signal peptide peptidase SppA — encoded protein: MFARRHPFLFFLCVICACFTLGLAAVSGIAVLGAFAVNSKISGAIASSRGNIGVVEVTGPILSSKKIVEDLKGFMDDDAIKAIILRVDSPGGGIGPSQEIYRELMKTRDAKTVIASMGSVAASGGYYIACATQGIVANAGTITGSIGVIMEYANIEQIAKKIGISPVVIKSGEYKDMGSPMRELKDSEKQLFQNLVDELHAQFVSDAAHARNMETDVMAKLADGRVYTGQTAMKLKLVDRIGNMDDAVQWAGQMAGIEGELTLVYPKDDKITLFRKLTETLFQDVNLGSKLSEQFRYVFN